The following are encoded in a window of Pieris napi chromosome 23, ilPieNapi1.2, whole genome shotgun sequence genomic DNA:
- the LOC125061590 gene encoding trichohyalin-like isoform X3, translating to MSTTVKSHKDKPHTAAPRLAPRPTAASAARAAKNATNRNLTTPSTRLSPVRTAILKSGKTDSKTDIKVNRNREPENPPPTIVQDRQIVYEVADINVDKVENVPVVAFAEIHQNNIEEMTVVEENYNIEQEDAQLVVINETIDETQPQTPINSRPQTPLVSRPQTPKARPVTPRMSSRPSTPSQQRTNTPCSRPNTPQKATPRPKTPLKTTRPVTPTNEPRSNQISNDNDIKSVYSAKQKQFHRLKKELDLKQQAVLEVFETLRSLHERLLNEGHLASGEGAPELVLCNVADWTEEEIHELCRQSTTTDGAVELFNSSIPLDENFLTNAECKAMNIPSCFAELCLQAFAARQELIDWVKRYIEKEEEPDSDAIDRIDAYNKRGLEMCEALRDLKARADDAVETITLLSKRACSERATLISVGESLIREVARLRQDIETRATVITEVRETTADEETKKVLADTRRELEDEQAAKTAMKDKLAASEAQVRQQRMRISKMDRQLREAEASITTLTSTVKSLEDQGRQREVQLEARARKWRDSVKTGEVTNTHLVQQRDALEAEVADLKDQIKSMTAQHKSSVQELNNQLKELNLALEAERETTQREVGFKNALQEELNESRNTIEELRAKIDEYERNKPNPDLPTEREMDLWAELQATKDTLRMTEDEVIACKREKVRFLETMTKIADTENEMALQQKLAAELLSKEEIIGKMQTQLRDLTKNIKLHEQKVVQYEKYVHDLQAHNRALINSQDTSGGICYPELQQEVMTLKMSLLDAVHRNEELSEMLAQKEQQLEQQDKTARTQARFLKIREELINVLKNKEMEQTRELSALQQDLDHRMKIVDGVNKQIAAKADEIQELFATLETKQQQIHRLEKIVLALEDQQRRAQVQRTRHETKIAALEHELAAGGNRKDRKFIFF from the exons ATGTCAACGACAGTGAAATCACACAAAGATAAACCAC ATACGGCAGCTCCACGACTTGCGCCGAGGCCAACGGCCGCCTCGGCAGCTCGTGCTGCGAAGAATGCCACCAACAGGAACTTAACAACACCATCCACACGCCTGTCACCG GTTAGAACTGCTATTCTGAAAAGTGGCAAGACTGACTCGAAGACTGATATTAag GTGAACAGAAACCGTGAACCAGAGAATCCACCACCAACTATA GTACAGGATAGGCAAATAGTTTACGAAGTGGCGGATATTAATGTCGACAAAGTAGAAAACGTTCCTGTTGTGGCGTTTGCAGAAATCCACCAGAATAACATTGAAG AGATGACAGTTGTGGAAGAGAACTACAACATAGAACAAGAAGATGCTCAGCTGGTGGTCATAAATG aaacaataGACGAAACTCAACCACAAACACCAATAAATAGCCGTCCACAAACGCCCTTAGTAAGCCGTCCGCAAACACCTAAAGCTCGCCCTGTTACCCCACGCATGTCAAGCAGACCGTCAACTCCGTCCCAACAAAGAACGAACACTCCTTGCAGTCGACCCAATACCCCCCAAAAGGCCACCCCTAGACCGAAAACTCCTTTAAAGACCACTCGCCCTGTTACCCCAACGAATGAACCAAGATCAAATCAAATATCAAATGACAATGATATTAAAAGCGTGTATTCTGCTAAGCAAAAGCAGTTTCATCGGCTGAAGAAGGAGCTCGATCTAAAGCAG CAAGCGGTATTAGAGGTGTTTGAGACTCTACGAAGTTTACACGAACGGTTGCTAAACGAGGGTCATCTGGCTAGTGGGGAAGGTGCACCGGAACTCGTACTATGTAATGTTGCTGATTGGACGGAAGAAGAAATCCATGAGCTGTGTAGACAGAGTACTACAACAGATGGTGCTGTGGAATTGTTTAACAGTAGCATTCCTTTAG atgaAAATTTTCTCACCAATGCTGAATGTAAGGCAATGAATATCCCTTCCTGTTTCGCGGAGCTATGTCTTCAAGCCTTTGCCGCACGCCAAGAGTTAATCGACTGGGTAAAAAGATACATAGAGAAAGAG GAGGAGCCAGACAGTGATGCAATAGATCGAATCGATGCCTACAACAAAAGGGGTTTGGAAATGTGCGAGGCTCTACGTGATTTGAAAGCACGAGCTGACGACGCCGTGGAAACTATAACGTTACTATCAAA aCGCGCTTGTTCAGAAAGAGCCACCTTAATATCTGTAGGAGAGTCTTTGATACGAGAAGTAGCACGTTTGCGACAAGACATAGAAACGCGGGCGACAGTTATAACCGAAGTCCGCGAAACTACTGCTGATGAAGAAACCAAAAAAGTGTTGGCg GATACACGACGAGAGTTAGAAGATGAACAAGCAGCGAAAACGGCCATGAAGGACAAACTCGCGGCCAGCGAGGCTCAAGTGAGACAGCAGCGGATGCGCATATCTAAGATGGATAGACAGCTTCGTGAAGCTGAGGCTAGCATCACTACTCTCACCAGTACGGTGAAAAGTTTGGAGGACCAG GGCCGTCAGCGTGAAGTGCAACTAGAAGCGAGAGCACGGAAATGGAGGGACTCCGTTAAGACTGGAGAAGTTACAAATACACATTTGGTGCAGCAACGTGATGCCTTGGAAGCTGA AGTTGCCGATTTAAAAGACCAAATAAAGAGTATGACTGCGCAGCATAAATCATCTGTTCAAGAACTTAACAACCAACTAAAAGAACTTAATCTAGCTTTGGAAGCAGAACGCGAAACGACACAACGAGAAGTAGGCTTTAAGAATGCACTTCAAGAAGAACTCAATGAGAGTCGTAATACTATTGAAGAGCTCCGGGCAAAAATTGATGAATATGAAAGGAATAAGCCAAATCctg accTTCCAACGGAGAGGGAAATGGATCTGTGGGCTGAGCTTCAAGCTACGAAAGATACTTTGCGCATGACTGAAGATGAAGTGATTGCATGTAAACGGGAAAAAGTTCGCTTCCTGGAGACTATGACCAAAATagca GACACAGAAAACGAAATGGCCTTGCAGCAAAAGTTAGCAGCCGAATTGTTGAGTAAAGAGGAAATTATTGGTAAAATGCAAACCCAGCTCCGTGATCTAACGAAGAATATCAAGCTCCA TGAGCAGAAAGTTGTGCAATACGAAAAATACGTCCACGACTTACAAGCTCACAATCGCGCTTTAATAAATAGCCAAGATACATCGGGTGGAATTTGTTATCCGGAGCTTCAACAGGAG GTTATGACCCTAAAAATGAGTCTTCTGGACGCTGTGCATCGCAACGAAGAGCTTTCCGAAATGTTAGCGCAAAAGGAACAACAACTTGAACAGCAAGACAAAACAGCACGTACACAGGCAAGATTCCTCAAG ATTCGTGAAGAATTGATTAACGTGCTCAAGAACAAAGAAATGGAGCAAACTCGCGAGCTGTCTGCATTGCAACAAGATTTAGATCACCGAATGAAAATTGTAGATGGA GTAAACAAGCAAATCGCAGCCAAAGCCGACGAGATTCAAGAATTGTTTGCAACATTAGAAACGAAACAGCAACAGATCCATCGGCTGGAAAAGATTGTCCTCGCTTTGGAGGATCAGCAGCGGCGGGCGCAAGTGCAGAGAACGCGCCACGAAACGAAAATTGCTGCTCTAGAACACGAACTCGCAGCTGGCGGCAATCGGAAAGACAG